A genomic region of Papaver somniferum cultivar HN1 chromosome 7, ASM357369v1, whole genome shotgun sequence contains the following coding sequences:
- the LOC113295384 gene encoding DEAD-box ATP-dependent RNA helicase 20-like isoform X1, with protein sequence MSRYDSRSSDPSSYRDRKSDSGLGGGSGGGGGGYEGGSRYSSSSKREKVEVSSPKKFDLDGLTHFEKNFYVESPSVASMTEDEVEEYRIKRQITVEGKDVPKPVKEFTDIGFPEYVMQEVLKAGFVEPTAIQSQGWPMALKGRDLIGIAETGSGKTLAYLLPAIVHVNAQPFLAPGDGPIVLVLAPTRELAVQIQQEVSKFGASSKIKSTCIYGGVPKGPQVRDLQKGVEIVIATPGRLIDMLESHHTNLRRVTYLVLDEADRMLDMGFEPQMKKIVAQIRPDRQTLYWSATWPKEVELLAKQFLYNSYKVVIGSVDLKANHAIRQIVEIVPESQKYNKLVKLLEDIMDGSRILIFMDTKKGCDQTTRQLRMDGWPALSIHGDKSQAERDWVLAEFRSGKSPIMTATDVAARGLDVKDVKYVVNYDFPGSLEDYVHRIGRTGRAGAKGTAYTFFTAANARFAKELIGILEEAGQKVSPDLASLGRGAPPPPSGLGGFRDRGRGFGGGRTWS encoded by the exons ATGAGTCGTTACGATAGTAGGTCAAGTGACCCATCTTCATACCGAGACCGTAAAAG TGATTCGGGgcttggtggtggtagtggtggtggtggtggtggatatgaAGGGGGAAGTCGTTATTCATCATCAAGTAAAAGAGAGAAAGTAGAAGTGAGCTCACCAAAGAAGTTTGATTTAGATGGATTAACACATTTCGAGAAGAATTTTTATGTTGAATCACCTTCGGTTGCATCGATGACTGAGGATGAAGTTGAAGAGTATAGGATTAAGAGACAGATTACAGTTGAAGGAAAAGATGTTCCTAAGCCTGTCAAGGAGTTCACCGATATTGGGTTCCCTG AATATGTCATGCAGGAAGTGCTGAAGGCTGGTTTTGTTGAACCTACCGCAATTCAATCTCAAGGATGGCCTATGGCTTTAAAGGGTCGTGATCTCATTGGTATAGCGGAAACAGGGTCAGGAAAGACACTTGCCTATCTACTGCCGGCGATAGTCCATGTTAATGCACAGCCATTTTTAG CTCCTGGTGATGGTCCAATCGTTTTGGTATTGGCCCCAACCCGTGAACTTGCTGTCCAGATACAACAAGAAGTTTCAAAGTTTGGGGCATCCTCAAAGATCAAGAGCACATGTATATATGGAGGGGTTCCAAAGGGACCTCAAGTTCGAGATCTTCAAAAAG GTGTTGAAATTGTTATCGCCACTCCCGGAAGGCTTATTGATATGTTAGAATCTCATCATACGAACTTGAGAAGGGTGACATACCTTGTGTTGGATGAGGCAGATCGAATGCTAGACATGGGTTTTGAACCCCAGATGAAGAAAATTGTTGCTCAG ATTCGACCAGACCGTCAAACTTTGTACTGGAGTGCTACTTGGCCAAAGGAGGTTGAACTACTTGCAAAGCAATTCCTCTACAACTCCTACAAG GTGGTCATTGGTTCCGTTGACTTAAAAGCAAACCATGCTATCCGCCAGATCGTGGAGATTGTGCCAGAGAGTCAGAAATATAACAA ACTGGTAAAATTGTTGGAGGACATTATGGATGGTAGTAGGATTTTGATATTCATGGACACCAAGAAAGGGTGTGACCAAACTACAAGGCAGCTTCGGATGGATGGTTGGCCTGCTCTCTCAATCCATGGAGATAAGAGTCAAGCAGAGAGAGATTGGGTTCTCGCAGAGTTCAGGTCTGGAAAAAGTCCAATCATGACAGCAACAGATGTTGCCGCACGTGGCTTAG aCGTGAAGGATGTCAAATATGTCGTCAACTATGACTTTCCTGGTTCACTGGAGGATTATGTCCACCGAATTGGTCGAACAGGAAGGGCTGGTGCCAAAGGAACTGCGTACACATTCTTCACTGCAGCGAATGCGAGATTTGCGAAGGAACTTATTGGCATCCTTGAGGAAGCTGGACAGAAGGTCAGTCCTGATTTGGCATCACTGGGGCGTGGGGCACCTCCTCCACCATCAG GTCTTGGTGGCTTCCGTGATCGTGGAAGGGGTTTTGGTGGAGGACGTACATGGAGTTAA
- the LOC113295384 gene encoding DEAD-box ATP-dependent RNA helicase 20-like isoform X2, translated as MKLKSIGLRDRLQLKEKMFLSLSRSSPILGSLEVLKAGFVEPTAIQSQGWPMALKGRDLIGIAETGSGKTLAYLLPAIVHVNAQPFLAPGDGPIVLVLAPTRELAVQIQQEVSKFGASSKIKSTCIYGGVPKGPQVRDLQKGVEIVIATPGRLIDMLESHHTNLRRVTYLVLDEADRMLDMGFEPQMKKIVAQIRPDRQTLYWSATWPKEVELLAKQFLYNSYKVVIGSVDLKANHAIRQIVEIVPESQKYNKLVKLLEDIMDGSRILIFMDTKKGCDQTTRQLRMDGWPALSIHGDKSQAERDWVLAEFRSGKSPIMTATDVAARGLDVKDVKYVVNYDFPGSLEDYVHRIGRTGRAGAKGTAYTFFTAANARFAKELIGILEEAGQKVSPDLASLGRGAPPPPSGLGGFRDRGRGFGGGRTWS; from the exons ATGAAGTTGAAGAGTATAGGATTAAGAGACAGATTACAGTTGAAGGAAAAGATGTTCCTAAGCCTGTCAAGGAGTTCACCGATATTGGGTTCCCTG GAAGTGCTGAAGGCTGGTTTTGTTGAACCTACCGCAATTCAATCTCAAGGATGGCCTATGGCTTTAAAGGGTCGTGATCTCATTGGTATAGCGGAAACAGGGTCAGGAAAGACACTTGCCTATCTACTGCCGGCGATAGTCCATGTTAATGCACAGCCATTTTTAG CTCCTGGTGATGGTCCAATCGTTTTGGTATTGGCCCCAACCCGTGAACTTGCTGTCCAGATACAACAAGAAGTTTCAAAGTTTGGGGCATCCTCAAAGATCAAGAGCACATGTATATATGGAGGGGTTCCAAAGGGACCTCAAGTTCGAGATCTTCAAAAAG GTGTTGAAATTGTTATCGCCACTCCCGGAAGGCTTATTGATATGTTAGAATCTCATCATACGAACTTGAGAAGGGTGACATACCTTGTGTTGGATGAGGCAGATCGAATGCTAGACATGGGTTTTGAACCCCAGATGAAGAAAATTGTTGCTCAG ATTCGACCAGACCGTCAAACTTTGTACTGGAGTGCTACTTGGCCAAAGGAGGTTGAACTACTTGCAAAGCAATTCCTCTACAACTCCTACAAG GTGGTCATTGGTTCCGTTGACTTAAAAGCAAACCATGCTATCCGCCAGATCGTGGAGATTGTGCCAGAGAGTCAGAAATATAACAA ACTGGTAAAATTGTTGGAGGACATTATGGATGGTAGTAGGATTTTGATATTCATGGACACCAAGAAAGGGTGTGACCAAACTACAAGGCAGCTTCGGATGGATGGTTGGCCTGCTCTCTCAATCCATGGAGATAAGAGTCAAGCAGAGAGAGATTGGGTTCTCGCAGAGTTCAGGTCTGGAAAAAGTCCAATCATGACAGCAACAGATGTTGCCGCACGTGGCTTAG aCGTGAAGGATGTCAAATATGTCGTCAACTATGACTTTCCTGGTTCACTGGAGGATTATGTCCACCGAATTGGTCGAACAGGAAGGGCTGGTGCCAAAGGAACTGCGTACACATTCTTCACTGCAGCGAATGCGAGATTTGCGAAGGAACTTATTGGCATCCTTGAGGAAGCTGGACAGAAGGTCAGTCCTGATTTGGCATCACTGGGGCGTGGGGCACCTCCTCCACCATCAG GTCTTGGTGGCTTCCGTGATCGTGGAAGGGGTTTTGGTGGAGGACGTACATGGAGTTAA